A region of Pseudomonas sp. Marseille-Q3773 DNA encodes the following proteins:
- a CDS encoding deoxynucleotide monophosphate kinase, with amino-acid sequence MRTIIGLAALARSGKDTVASMLLSYPGVAAYALADPLKLGCQALFGLTDDETWSDDIKEQPIDLWARSPREFFQTVGTEWMRNHNPDHWLIRAEREINPPAAAQTCVIKASRSKPNHTPFTLAAQAFFDFSDEQLSDPVLLTRQDPTWGLSPAEAIELLKGHAYALYPDYDARRAKRPLEQLQPRSKIPADATTVIFKDIRFENEAAFLRGHNGLIWHIVRPNLQKVNAHSSEHGIAQAPGDLLITNAGSLSDLQAAVQHAWQQSRPVTACQKSIARQ; translated from the coding sequence ATGCGAACAATCATCGGCCTTGCGGCCCTGGCTCGGTCAGGTAAGGACACCGTAGCTTCAATGCTGCTGAGCTACCCAGGGGTTGCTGCCTACGCACTTGCCGATCCTCTCAAGCTTGGCTGCCAGGCGCTGTTTGGTCTCACCGACGACGAGACATGGAGCGATGACATCAAGGAGCAGCCCATCGATCTTTGGGCCCGCTCTCCAAGAGAATTCTTCCAGACGGTTGGTACCGAATGGATGCGCAATCATAACCCAGACCACTGGCTGATCCGAGCGGAACGCGAAATCAATCCACCTGCGGCCGCACAGACCTGTGTGATCAAGGCTTCACGTTCGAAGCCAAACCACACCCCATTTACCCTGGCCGCGCAAGCCTTCTTCGATTTCAGTGACGAGCAGCTTTCAGACCCAGTGCTCCTGACCCGCCAGGACCCCACCTGGGGCCTTTCACCCGCTGAAGCCATCGAACTCCTCAAAGGCCACGCATACGCCTTGTACCCGGACTATGACGCGCGTCGCGCCAAGCGCCCTCTCGAACAGTTGCAGCCGCGCAGCAAGATCCCTGCTGACGCTACGACCGTGATCTTCAAAGACATCCGCTTTGAAAACGAAGCCGCATTTCTTCGCGGCCACAACGGCCTTATCTGGCACATCGTTCGCCCGAACCTTCAGAAGGTGAATGCACATTCATCCGAGCACGGCATTGCCCAGGCACCCGGCGACCTGCTGATCACCAACGCGGGTTCTCTGAGTGACCTGCAGGCAGCTGTGCAGCACGCATGGCAGCAAAGCAGACCCGTAACGGCTTGCCAGAAATCGATCGCAAGACAATGA
- a CDS encoding DNA polymerase III subunit delta' gives MAEVFPWQQALWQQLAGRSRHAHAYLLHGPQGIGKRALAERLMAYLLCQQPQGLEACGGCKSCLLLKAGSHPDNFVLEPEEADKPIKVDQVRDLVAFVVQTAQQGGRKVVLIEPVEAMNVNASNALLKSLEEPSGDTVLLLVSHQPSRLLPTIKSRCQQVACPQPSLAQSRAWLASALPDSDEAERDELLTLAAGSPLLAVSLQAQGVREQRALVTDGVKKLLKQQQSPSQLAEAWNNVPLLLLFDWFCDWAQLILRYQLTQDEEGLGLADMRKVVQYLAQKSRQAKVLEVQAWLLEQRQKVLGKANLNRALLLESLLAHWLQLPGAR, from the coding sequence ATGGCTGAGGTCTTTCCCTGGCAGCAGGCCCTGTGGCAACAACTGGCCGGCCGCAGCCGGCACGCTCACGCCTACCTGCTGCACGGGCCGCAGGGTATCGGCAAGCGGGCCCTGGCCGAGCGCCTCATGGCGTATCTGCTGTGCCAGCAGCCCCAAGGCCTGGAGGCCTGTGGTGGGTGCAAGTCCTGCCTGTTGCTGAAGGCCGGCAGCCACCCGGACAATTTTGTCCTCGAGCCTGAGGAAGCCGACAAGCCGATCAAGGTCGACCAGGTGCGCGATCTGGTGGCTTTCGTGGTACAGACAGCACAGCAGGGCGGGCGCAAGGTGGTGCTGATCGAACCGGTGGAAGCGATGAACGTCAACGCCTCCAACGCCCTGCTCAAGAGCCTCGAAGAGCCTTCCGGCGATACCGTGCTGCTGCTGGTCTCCCATCAGCCCAGTCGCTTGCTGCCCACCATCAAGAGCCGCTGCCAGCAGGTTGCCTGCCCGCAGCCCAGCCTGGCGCAGAGCCGGGCCTGGCTGGCGAGTGCGCTACCTGACAGTGACGAGGCCGAGCGCGATGAATTGCTGACGCTGGCTGCCGGCTCACCGTTGCTGGCCGTCAGCCTGCAGGCGCAAGGCGTGCGCGAGCAGCGGGCGCTGGTGACCGACGGGGTGAAGAAGCTGCTCAAGCAGCAGCAATCGCCCAGCCAGCTGGCCGAGGCGTGGAACAACGTGCCGCTGTTGCTGCTGTTCGACTGGTTCTGCGATTGGGCGCAGCTGATCCTGCGCTACCAATTGACCCAGGACGAGGAGGGGCTAGGCTTGGCCGATATGCGCAAGGTGGTGCAGTACCTGGCGCAGAAGAGCCGTCAGGCCAAGGTGCTGGAGGTGCAGGCGTGGCTCCTGGAGCAACGCCAGAAGGTGCTGGGCAAGGCCAACCTCAATCGCGCCCTGTTGCTTGAGTCACTGCTGGCCCACTGGCTGCAATTGCCGGGCGCCCGCTGA
- a CDS encoding TatD family hydrolase — MLVDSHCHLDRLDLSAHQGSLDAALQAARERGVGHFLCIGVSAENADAVKALSERYADVDCSVGVHPLDLAPGETPALEWLLHELAHPHVVAIGETGLDYHYEPEAAELQQASFRLHLEASRQTGKPVIVHTRAARADTLALLREAALPQAGVLHCFTEDWAMAKAALDLGYYISLSGIVTFRNADALREVARQVPVDRLLVETDSPYLAPIPHRGKPNLPQYVREVAEYVASLRGASYEQLAEQTTANFKRLFPLARVA, encoded by the coding sequence ATGCTCGTAGATTCCCATTGCCACCTTGACCGGCTTGACCTCAGCGCTCACCAGGGCTCCCTCGATGCTGCCTTGCAGGCGGCGCGTGAGCGCGGGGTCGGGCATTTCCTGTGTATCGGCGTCAGTGCCGAAAATGCCGACGCGGTGAAGGCGCTCAGCGAGCGGTATGCTGATGTCGACTGCTCGGTGGGCGTGCACCCGCTGGACCTGGCCCCAGGCGAAACCCCGGCGCTGGAATGGCTGCTGCACGAGCTGGCCCACCCGCATGTGGTGGCGATTGGCGAAACCGGGCTGGATTACCACTACGAGCCCGAGGCCGCCGAGCTGCAGCAGGCTTCGTTCCGCCTGCACCTGGAGGCTTCGCGGCAGACCGGCAAGCCGGTGATCGTGCATACCCGCGCGGCACGCGCCGACACCCTGGCGCTGCTGCGTGAGGCTGCTCTGCCGCAGGCGGGGGTTTTGCACTGCTTCACCGAAGACTGGGCGATGGCCAAGGCTGCGCTGGACCTGGGGTATTACATCTCGCTCTCTGGCATCGTCACATTTCGTAACGCCGATGCCCTGCGTGAGGTGGCGCGGCAGGTGCCGGTCGATCGGCTGCTGGTGGAAACCGATTCGCCGTATCTGGCGCCGATCCCGCATCGCGGCAAGCCCAACCTGCCCCAGTACGTGCGCGAGGTCGCGGAGTATGTGGCTTCGTTGCGCGGGGCCAGTTATGAGCAGCTGGCCGAACAGACCACGGCCAACTTCAAGCGCTTGTTCCCGCTGGCACGCGTGGCTTGA
- a CDS encoding TetR/AcrR family transcriptional regulator, producing the protein MQKEPRKVREFRRREQEILDTALKLFLEQGEDSVTVEMIADAVGIGKGTIYKHFKSKAEIYLRLMLDYERDLNALLHSADVDRDKEALSRAYFEFRMRDPQRYRLFDRLEEKVVKGNQVPEMVEQLHSIRASNFDRLTQLIKGRISEGKLEDVPPYFHYCAAWALVHGAVALYHSPFWSNVLEDQEGFFQFLMDIGVRMGNKRKRDPEPSN; encoded by the coding sequence ATGCAGAAAGAACCTCGTAAGGTCCGTGAGTTTCGCCGTCGCGAACAGGAAATCCTCGATACCGCGCTCAAACTGTTCCTCGAACAGGGTGAAGACAGCGTCACCGTCGAGATGATCGCCGACGCCGTGGGCATCGGCAAAGGCACGATCTACAAGCACTTCAAGTCCAAGGCGGAGATCTACCTGCGCCTGATGCTCGACTACGAGCGCGACCTGAACGCGCTGTTGCACTCGGCCGACGTTGACCGCGACAAGGAAGCCCTGTCGCGCGCCTACTTCGAGTTCCGCATGCGCGATCCGCAGCGTTACCGGCTGTTCGACCGCCTGGAAGAAAAGGTGGTCAAGGGCAACCAGGTACCGGAAATGGTCGAGCAGTTGCACAGCATCCGTGCTTCCAACTTCGACCGCCTGACCCAGCTGATCAAGGGCCGTATCAGCGAAGGCAAGCTCGAAGACGTGCCGCCGTATTTCCACTACTGTGCTGCCTGGGCGCTGGTGCATGGCGCTGTGGCGCTGTACCACTCGCCGTTCTGGAGCAACGTGCTGGAGGACCAGGAAGGCTTCTTCCAGTTCCTCATGGACATTGGCGTACGCATGGGTAACAAGCGCAAACGCGACCCGGAACCCTCGAACTGA